Proteins encoded in a region of the Mesoflavibacter profundi genome:
- a CDS encoding toxin-antitoxin system YwqK family antitoxin, which produces MNKTYQILIILIFLTFSISCQKEKSVVEIELNNLNIKADEFSKIDTSFSANNTIERLRFVKSEIEDIRVFFYESGKKKSIIPVKNSQVHGECTDWYENGQIKWKRFYDNGNSIKQSTNYGENGNRTKIDDFTDGSFTEFYLNGEPQLKRSDKLYIDYYLNGKIKTNYSVKSDSLTIVEYFNENGKESFSGYSNSKFVLFNNNKSLFNGTITSKFNDGEIAYQQTFVDGLPNGECISRFGNKNLEYELEFLNGEEIGIHKRYYPNGNIQSIKNVNTKEYKQWDENGNLVE; this is translated from the coding sequence ATGAACAAGACCTACCAAATATTAATTATTCTGATTTTTTTGACCTTTTCAATTTCCTGTCAAAAAGAAAAAAGCGTTGTCGAAATTGAATTAAATAATCTGAATATTAAAGCGGATGAATTTAGTAAAATCGATACATCTTTTTCTGCAAATAACACCATCGAAAGATTGAGGTTTGTGAAATCGGAAATAGAAGATATTCGAGTCTTTTTTTATGAAAGTGGAAAAAAGAAATCAATTATTCCAGTAAAAAATTCTCAAGTTCACGGAGAATGCACTGATTGGTATGAAAATGGACAGATTAAATGGAAACGTTTCTACGATAATGGAAATTCAATAAAACAAAGTACAAATTACGGCGAAAATGGAAACAGAACGAAAATCGATGATTTCACCGATGGTAGTTTTACAGAATTTTATTTAAATGGCGAACCTCAATTAAAACGTTCTGACAAATTATATATCGACTACTATTTAAACGGAAAGATTAAAACAAATTATTCTGTAAAATCTGACAGCCTAACGATTGTAGAATACTTTAATGAGAACGGAAAAGAATCTTTCAGCGGATATTCTAATTCTAAATTTGTCTTATTCAATAATAATAAATCTCTGTTCAATGGAACAATTACATCAAAATTTAACGATGGAGAAATAGCATATCAACAAACTTTTGTTGACGGATTGCCAAATGGCGAATGTATCAGCAGATTTGGTAATAAAAATTTAGAATATGAATTAGAATTTCTAAATGGAGAGGAAATTGGAATTCATAAAAGATATTATCCAAATGGTAATATCCAATCAATTAAAAACGTTAACACAAAGGAATATAAACAATGGGATGAAAATGGAAATCTCGTTGAATAA
- a CDS encoding YcxB family protein: protein MTINYQLTNSDFLEYQLYTSSKSELHKKRRFRSRIIVPIIYVLFGLYLANKNGDNGIGIVFAGIGILWFVFYPMYSKRRYKKHFQKHVEENYKNRINKPVKIDFDENFVNAKDFTSESKINGTELKELIETKEHFFIKLTTDLSLIVPKHSIENQTEFKKRVTELGAEYVDELNWKWK from the coding sequence ATGACTATAAACTATCAACTTACAAACTCGGATTTTTTAGAATATCAGCTTTATACTTCTTCAAAATCTGAATTGCATAAAAAAAGAAGATTTCGTTCTCGAATAATCGTACCAATCATTTATGTTCTATTTGGACTTTATTTAGCGAATAAAAACGGAGATAACGGAATTGGAATCGTATTCGCTGGAATTGGAATTTTATGGTTTGTGTTTTATCCAATGTATTCTAAAAGGAGATATAAAAAACATTTTCAAAAACACGTTGAGGAAAATTATAAAAATCGAATTAACAAACCTGTGAAAATTGACTTTGATGAAAATTTTGTGAATGCCAAAGATTTTACATCTGAAAGTAAAATAAACGGAACTGAACTCAAAGAACTGATTGAAACGAAAGAACATTTCTTCATAAAATTAACAACTGATTTATCTCTGATTGTCCCAAAACACTCAATCGAAAATCAAACGGAATTTAAAAAACGTGTGACCGAATTAGGAGCTGAATATGTTGACGAACTGAATTGGAAATGGAAATAA
- a CDS encoding type II toxin-antitoxin system ParD family antitoxin, producing MGKNTSISLGNHFEDFIREEVNSGRYGSVSEVIRSALRLLEREEKKERELIKALEVGENSGFVENFDPKQHLKELHRKHL from the coding sequence ATGGGAAAAAACACATCAATATCACTCGGAAATCATTTTGAGGATTTTATAAGAGAAGAAGTAAATTCTGGAAGATATGGTTCGGTTAGCGAAGTAATTCGTTCTGCTTTACGTTTGTTAGAACGTGAAGAAAAAAAGGAAAGGGAACTGATTAAAGCTCTCGAGGTTGGGGAAAATAGTGGATTTGTTGAAAATTTTGACCCAAAACAACATCTGAAAGAATTACATCGTAAACACTTATGA
- a CDS encoding type II toxin-antitoxin system RelE/ParE family toxin, whose product MSKNKYRISQQAIEDLDKIWIYTLNKWSKEQADRYYDLIITEIEFIADNFMTGKSAEQTRKNYRVTKIKSHLIFYRKVENDIVEIVRILHQRMDIKKRLK is encoded by the coding sequence ATGAGCAAAAACAAATATCGCATAAGTCAACAAGCGATTGAGGATTTAGATAAAATTTGGATTTATACGCTCAATAAATGGTCTAAAGAACAAGCTGACAGATATTACGACTTGATAATTACGGAAATTGAATTTATAGCTGACAACTTTATGACTGGAAAGTCAGCGGAACAAACTCGAAAGAATTATCGAGTGACTAAAATAAAATCCCATTTAATTTTTTATAGAAAAGTGGAAAATGATATCGTGGAAATTGTTAGAATTTTACACCAACGAATGGATATTAAAAAACGACTGAAATAA
- a CDS encoding sortase family protein, whose translation MTKKAPKEIFNKLILGCIVIIGFGIYLSVRSGKEKNEFNNITGKIDFLENTFGNLKKRDHRFIHITDYELVFDLFIGKRTGDFSPKFEQIDKLKIGDKITVYYADKTPLQKNQNLSLNKTVQFIDKNGEAYFIRGNKDKYGGYFFIGIGILTMILLLIGKKLGKIK comes from the coding sequence ATGACAAAAAAAGCCCCAAAAGAAATATTTAACAAACTTATTTTAGGATGTATTGTAATAATTGGATTTGGAATTTATTTATCCGTTAGAAGTGGAAAAGAAAAAAATGAATTTAATAACATAACTGGAAAAATAGATTTTTTAGAAAATACATTTGGGAATCTAAAAAAGAGAGACCACCGATTTATTCACATAACTGATTACGAACTAGTTTTTGATTTATTTATTGGAAAGCGGACAGGTGATTTTAGTCCTAAGTTTGAACAAATAGACAAACTGAAAATTGGAGATAAAATTACAGTTTATTATGCTGACAAAACACCTTTGCAGAAGAATCAAAACTTGAGTTTAAATAAAACTGTTCAATTTATAGACAAAAATGGAGAGGCATACTTCATAAGAGGAAACAAAGATAAATATGGTGGATATTTTTTTATCGGGATTGGAATTTTGACTATGATTTTGCTTCTGATTGGAAAAAAACTTGGAAAAATAAAATAA
- a CDS encoding patatin-like phospholipase family protein, producing MMMNLDTLQKSNVGLVLSGGGVKGIAHIGLLSALMERDIFPEHISGVSAGAIVGGLYADGVTIDDMLTFFKETPLLKYNFVTLNKPGLFDTDKYLPFFESFFSGSTFEDLDKSLTVVATNLLTGKPTYFNKGKLYLPLLASAALPPVFSPVTIEDQIYADGGLMNNFPVEPLQNNCDIIIGSYTTSMKTVTASNLKSSLQITQRANLLMLHANTVDKLCVPEFLFVPKGLETIGVLDKKGIGKAFNIGYDSANRELDKWIV from the coding sequence ATGATGATGAATTTAGATACTTTACAAAAGTCAAACGTAGGTCTTGTGCTTTCAGGTGGCGGTGTTAAGGGTATTGCTCATATTGGCTTACTAAGTGCCTTAATGGAACGTGATATTTTTCCAGAACACATCTCTGGTGTAAGTGCAGGTGCTATTGTTGGTGGTTTGTATGCAGATGGTGTTACTATTGATGATATGCTTACATTTTTTAAAGAAACACCATTACTAAAGTATAATTTTGTTACGTTAAACAAACCTGGACTGTTTGACACTGATAAGTATTTGCCTTTTTTCGAGTCATTTTTTTCAGGTTCAACCTTTGAAGATCTTGATAAGAGTTTAACAGTTGTTGCGACCAATTTACTCACTGGTAAGCCAACCTATTTTAATAAAGGGAAATTGTATTTACCGCTTTTGGCGTCGGCAGCATTACCACCTGTGTTTAGTCCTGTTACCATAGAAGACCAGATCTATGCAGATGGTGGTTTAATGAATAACTTCCCTGTAGAACCTTTACAAAACAATTGTGATATTATTATTGGTAGTTATACCACTTCTATGAAAACAGTAACAGCTAGTAACTTAAAAAGTTCACTACAAATTACTCAACGAGCAAATCTTTTAATGTTGCACGCAAATACGGTAGATAAACTTTGTGTCCCAGAGTTTTTGTTCGTTCCTAAAGGATTAGAAACCATTGGTGTTTTGGATAAAAAAGGTATAGGTAAAGCTTTTAACATAGGATATGATAGTGCCAATAGGGAATTGGATAAATGGATTGTGTAA
- a CDS encoding Hsp20/alpha crystallin family protein — protein MKVFGKEVGKAIKFPPIIEKFTGKVLPKLKDGINELVSIPSTNISDEETAFELSIALPGLDKKDVTIEVQGNVLIISGEKTQNKEINDKYWVRREFVRSSFYRAFDLPLDADVDRINAKMKNGLLQVKIAKKENVNKKRSLKVA, from the coding sequence ATGAAAGTATTTGGTAAAGAAGTGGGCAAAGCCATAAAATTCCCACCAATTATAGAAAAATTTACTGGTAAAGTTTTACCAAAACTAAAAGATGGAATTAATGAGTTGGTTTCCATACCATCAACCAACATTAGTGATGAGGAAACCGCTTTTGAGCTTTCCATTGCTTTACCAGGTTTAGATAAAAAAGATGTCACTATTGAGGTGCAAGGTAATGTCCTTATTATCAGTGGTGAAAAAACACAAAATAAAGAAATCAATGATAAATATTGGGTAAGACGAGAGTTTGTACGAAGTTCATTTTACAGAGCTTTTGATTTGCCATTAGACGCAGATGTTGACAGAATTAATGCAAAAATGAAAAATGGACTGTTGCAAGTTAAGATTGCAAAAAAGGAAAATGTGAATAAAAAACGTAGTTTAAAAGTTGCTTAA
- a CDS encoding Hsp20/alpha crystallin family protein: MSTLVNVPKNGSLSNVNSGLNYPTWSNWIDSFFNNELPSVFTSNFNTGMTLPKVNIKETGDAYVVEMAVPGLKKSDFQIDLDNHVLSISTEMKEENEQKEDNYTRREFGYSSFKRTFTLPDSVDDSKIDAKYEDGILNIHLPKREEAKQKPARTIKIS; the protein is encoded by the coding sequence ATGAGCACTTTAGTTAATGTTCCTAAAAATGGAAGTTTATCAAATGTTAATTCAGGTTTAAACTATCCAACTTGGTCAAACTGGATCGATAGCTTTTTTAACAACGAGCTACCATCAGTATTTACTTCTAATTTTAACACTGGTATGACTTTACCAAAAGTTAATATTAAAGAAACTGGTGATGCGTATGTTGTAGAAATGGCTGTACCAGGACTCAAAAAGTCTGATTTCCAAATTGACCTAGACAACCACGTATTATCTATCTCTACAGAGATGAAAGAAGAAAATGAACAAAAAGAGGATAACTATACTCGTAGAGAATTTGGTTACTCTTCGTTCAAAAGAACTTTTACGCTTCCAGATAGTGTAGATGATAGTAAGATTGATGCGAAATACGAAGATGGTATTTTAAACATTCACTTACCTAAAAGAGAAGAGGCTAAACAAAAGCCAGCAAGAACCATAAAAATTTCGTAA
- a CDS encoding DnaJ domain-containing protein produces the protein MEYKDYYKILGVDKNVTPKDIKKAYRKLAAKYHPDKNPNDKTAEAKFKEINEANEVLSNPEKREKYDTLGANWQAYEQAGGDWKHYANQQKNGNGRTYYYEGDPSEFFGDDGSGFSSFFTPFLAAIAVQVVLAEDNLLVVEAVFKLAI, from the coding sequence ATGGAATACAAAGATTATTATAAAATACTTGGTGTTGATAAAAACGTAACACCAAAAGACATAAAAAAAGCCTATCGTAAGTTAGCTGCTAAATATCATCCAGATAAAAATCCAAATGATAAAACTGCAGAGGCTAAATTTAAGGAAATCAATGAGGCTAACGAAGTATTGAGCAATCCTGAAAAAAGGGAAAAGTACGACACTTTGGGAGCAAACTGGCAAGCCTACGAGCAAGCTGGTGGTGACTGGAAACATTACGCGAACCAACAAAAAAACGGCAACGGACGCACCTATTATTACGAGGGAGACCCTTCAGAGTTTTTTGGTGATGATGGTAGCGGTTTTTCAAGTTTTTTTACGCCTTTTTTGGCGGCAATAGCGGTTCAAGTGGTTTTGGCAGAAGACAATCTGCTCGTGGTAGAGGCAGTTTTCAAGTTAGCGATATAG
- a CDS encoding J domain-containing protein gives MLEAYEGSKRTFELNGQKLRITVKPGSYDGQKLKIKAKGQPGVNGGSPGDLYIVLRVQNDMRFQRKGNDLITKKPIDLYTALLGGKVEIPTINGIVNMNVPKGTQNGKTLRLKGKGMPVYNSKSFGDLLAQIEVVLPKSLSKEEEELFKRLQTLATQKRRTTV, from the coding sequence TTGCTTGAAGCCTATGAAGGTAGTAAACGTACTTTTGAACTTAACGGACAAAAATTACGCATTACTGTAAAACCAGGCTCTTACGACGGACAAAAATTAAAAATAAAAGCAAAAGGTCAACCTGGAGTAAACGGTGGTAGCCCAGGCGATTTGTACATAGTGTTACGTGTGCAAAACGATATGCGCTTTCAACGCAAAGGAAACGATCTTATTACCAAAAAGCCTATAGATCTCTATACAGCCTTATTGGGTGGTAAAGTAGAAATTCCAACCATTAATGGTATTGTAAATATGAACGTACCCAAAGGTACTCAAAATGGTAAAACCTTACGTTTAAAAGGAAAGGGTATGCCAGTTTACAATAGCAAATCGTTTGGCGATTTATTGGCACAAATAGAAGTTGTACTGCCTAAATCACTGTCTAAAGAGGAAGAAGAATTATTCAAGAGATTGCAAACTTTGGCTACTCAAAAAAGAAGAACTACTGTTTAA
- the trxA gene encoding thioredoxin, with protein MKFKVMKGNFNTLIKDKKPVLVDFFAEWCGPCKAQAPILKELAKITSDIRIIKIDIDKNPSIAQRFNVRSVPTLMLFKDGYTIWRQTGVVSLQQLKELVS; from the coding sequence TTGAAATTTAAAGTTATGAAAGGCAATTTTAATACATTAATAAAGGATAAGAAACCAGTTTTAGTTGATTTTTTTGCGGAATGGTGCGGTCCTTGTAAAGCACAAGCACCAATATTAAAAGAGTTAGCAAAAATAACTAGCGATATTCGAATTATAAAAATTGATATTGATAAAAATCCATCAATCGCACAACGGTTTAATGTAAGAAGTGTACCAACTTTAATGCTTTTTAAAGATGGTTATACTATTTGGAGGCAAACTGGTGTTGTTAGTTTGCAACAACTCAAAGAACTTGTAAGTTAA
- a CDS encoding mechanosensitive ion channel family protein: MKELFLNYYSLLIFTLIIGGLLGYFVLKPILGFLVKYIQKRNYNYFALLLKSLKNISFIITIGLLLNLLELLPITTNKPDWFHKIVISVNVFTVTYIITEFVIFIYDRYTKAKLTKTTSLYHILIRILCYITGFIVYSNLIGLEIAPILTALGVGGLAVALALQDTLGNLFSGMHILAAKQLQPGDYIKLDSGEEGYVLDINWRNTMIKTLLENVVIIPNSKISSTITTNFFTLQKNHFFQIIVGVHYDSDLEQVEQVTLEVARQVLSEFPPLPKLFEPSVRFFEFADSSINMKVWLATDVYENQFKIRHIFIQCLQKRFKEEGIVIPFPIRTLEISSSSLKHQK; encoded by the coding sequence ATGAAAGAATTGTTTTTAAATTATTATTCTTTATTAATTTTTACGTTAATAATTGGAGGTTTATTGGGGTATTTTGTACTAAAACCTATATTGGGATTTTTAGTAAAATATATACAAAAAAGAAACTATAACTATTTTGCATTATTACTAAAGTCACTTAAAAATATATCATTTATTATTACAATAGGTCTTTTATTGAATCTTTTGGAGTTGTTACCTATAACGACAAATAAGCCTGATTGGTTTCATAAAATAGTTATTAGCGTAAATGTATTTACAGTAACTTATATCATTACAGAGTTTGTCATATTTATCTACGACAGATATACAAAGGCTAAACTTACTAAAACAACTTCATTATACCACATTCTTATTAGAATTCTATGTTATATTACAGGGTTTATTGTTTATTCAAACTTAATTGGACTTGAAATAGCACCTATTTTAACCGCTTTAGGTGTTGGTGGTCTTGCTGTTGCATTAGCTTTACAAGACACTTTAGGTAACTTATTTTCAGGAATGCACATTTTGGCTGCTAAACAATTGCAACCAGGTGATTACATTAAATTAGACTCTGGTGAAGAAGGCTATGTATTAGATATCAATTGGCGAAATACAATGATAAAAACGCTTTTAGAAAATGTGGTTATTATACCAAATTCTAAAATATCTAGTACCATAACAACCAATTTCTTTACCCTTCAAAAAAATCACTTTTTTCAAATTATAGTTGGAGTGCATTATGATAGCGATTTAGAACAAGTGGAACAAGTTACATTGGAAGTTGCTAGGCAAGTGTTGTCTGAATTTCCACCACTACCAAAGCTCTTTGAACCATCTGTAAGATTTTTTGAGTTTGCTGATAGCAGTATAAATATGAAAGTTTGGTTAGCAACAGATGTTTACGAAAATCAGTTTAAAATCCGTCATATTTTTATCCAATGTTTACAAAAACGCTTTAAAGAAGAAGGTATTGTAATACCTTTTCCTATACGGACTTTGGAAATATCTTCAAGCTCTTTAAAGCATCAGAAATAG
- a CDS encoding alpha/beta hydrolase, translating into MKNCCALLLTILFSLVSYSQNIPNTIHTKDFTIGKTVTIHSKLLDENRELNIYIPNSYKQDSLKTYPVIYLLDGSKDEDFIHIVGLVQFGSFSWINLVPESIVVGISNVDRKRDFTYPSKNNLDQKEFPTSGHSHQFINFIEKELKPFINNNYRTNSTNTIIGQSLGGLLATEILFKKTDLFTNYIIVSPSLWWDNENLLTYNLSTLNNCKHVYIAVGKEGEVMERTAKQLHKKLENLSSNNTNLHFNFLEDKTHGDALHIAVYNAFSVIFK; encoded by the coding sequence ATGAAAAATTGCTGTGCATTACTTTTAACTATACTTTTTAGCTTAGTTAGTTATAGTCAAAACATACCAAATACAATACATACTAAAGATTTTACTATTGGTAAAACTGTAACAATACATTCTAAATTACTAGATGAAAACAGAGAATTAAATATTTATATACCTAACAGTTACAAACAAGATAGTTTAAAAACATATCCTGTTATTTACTTACTTGATGGTTCTAAAGACGAAGATTTTATACACATTGTTGGCTTGGTTCAATTTGGTTCTTTTTCCTGGATTAATTTAGTTCCAGAAAGTATTGTAGTTGGAATTAGTAACGTTGATCGTAAAAGAGACTTCACCTATCCTTCTAAAAATAATTTAGATCAAAAAGAATTTCCTACGTCTGGTCACAGTCATCAATTTATAAATTTTATTGAAAAAGAACTTAAACCATTCATAAATAATAACTACAGAACTAATAGTACAAATACAATAATTGGACAATCGCTTGGCGGATTATTAGCTACTGAAATACTTTTTAAAAAAACAGATTTATTTACAAACTACATTATAGTAAGTCCAAGCTTATGGTGGGATAACGAAAACTTACTTACTTATAATCTATCCACTTTAAACAATTGTAAACATGTTTACATTGCTGTTGGAAAAGAAGGCGAAGTAATGGAAAGAACAGCAAAACAACTACACAAAAAGCTTGAAAATTTAAGCAGTAACAATACAAACCTACATTTTAACTTTTTAGAAGACAAAACACATGGTGACGCTTTACACATTGCTGTTTACAATGCTTTTAGCGTAATTTTTAAATAA
- a CDS encoding CPBP family intramembrane glutamic endopeptidase encodes MKPKQKVIALIVLSCIYGFVFNPWSSFPFTFIIIIISILIYTYIEDKSLKQIGLNPNTSILNTLKTAIVYTIITIVLIDFIIQPGINKLVNKPVDYSSFEVLKNNYSLYIKYVMYVIISAAIGEEILFRGFVFRQLNIVLNKLKYKTEIITIISALLFSLPHFYQGSTGLIITFIFGVLFAIIYVKSNYNLWTSIITHGIIDVIFLTLAYYDKLDYYTFINDKLIGY; translated from the coding sequence ATGAAACCTAAGCAAAAGGTAATAGCATTAATTGTTTTAAGTTGCATTTATGGATTTGTTTTTAATCCTTGGAGCAGTTTTCCTTTTACATTTATTATTATAATTATTTCTATTCTAATTTACACGTATATAGAAGATAAGTCTTTAAAACAAATTGGTTTAAATCCCAATACTTCTATTTTAAATACTTTAAAAACAGCTATTGTATACACCATAATTACTATAGTTTTAATAGATTTTATAATACAACCTGGTATTAATAAATTAGTTAATAAACCTGTAGATTATAGTAGTTTTGAAGTGCTTAAAAACAATTATTCACTTTACATTAAATATGTAATGTATGTCATAATTAGCGCTGCAATTGGAGAAGAAATTTTATTTAGAGGCTTTGTATTTAGGCAATTAAACATCGTATTAAATAAATTGAAATATAAAACCGAAATTATCACAATAATTTCGGCGTTACTATTTAGTTTACCGCATTTTTATCAAGGCTCTACTGGTTTAATTATCACATTTATCTTTGGTGTTTTATTTGCTATTATCTACGTTAAATCAAATTACAATTTATGGACATCCATAATAACACACGGAATAATTGATGTTATTTTTTTAACCTTAGCGTATTATGATAAGTTAGATTATTACACTTTTATTAATGACAAGCTAATAGGATATTAA
- a CDS encoding coiled-coil domain-containing protein has translation MQNIIKHLALLISIFVVSQIQAQDTIKLEKTDVSKMILDYKERIKNDELESLKDEVNLINDRLENQEITFDEAEKLKKEAAEKHAKNIENRYTILENKIELLERNDELPNPDQKSTVFSIYLGEGQKEIVEVKAKKTPPKYDIRTSNQLLFAMGFNNALIEGQSLDDSPYKLGGSGFVELGWLWNTRVFKSSNFLRLKYGFSFQWNKFDIKDNLYFQKEANQTTLQEFPYQLKKAKFRTTNFVIPAFIEVGPYLKKDYKNRVRYFTDDHFKIGIGGYAGVNLSAMQKLVYEDDNGDRVKDKIKTGYNANRFVYGLAAYVGVGDYSLYAKYDLSPVFKDATFDQNNISLGLRIDLD, from the coding sequence ATGCAAAACATTATTAAACATTTAGCTTTATTAATTTCCATTTTTGTAGTTAGTCAAATACAGGCTCAAGACACGATTAAATTAGAAAAAACAGATGTATCTAAAATGATTTTAGATTACAAAGAACGAATAAAAAATGACGAACTTGAAAGTTTAAAAGACGAAGTAAATCTTATTAACGATCGTTTAGAAAATCAAGAAATTACTTTTGATGAAGCTGAGAAATTAAAAAAGGAAGCTGCAGAAAAACACGCGAAAAACATAGAAAATAGATATACGATTTTAGAGAACAAAATTGAATTATTAGAACGAAATGACGAGTTGCCTAATCCAGACCAAAAATCTACAGTATTTTCTATTTATTTAGGAGAAGGACAAAAAGAAATTGTTGAGGTAAAAGCAAAAAAAACACCTCCAAAATATGATATTAGAACATCAAACCAGCTATTATTTGCAATGGGATTTAATAACGCATTAATAGAAGGACAATCCTTGGATGATTCTCCATACAAGCTTGGTGGATCTGGATTTGTAGAATTAGGTTGGTTATGGAATACTAGAGTTTTTAAATCGTCTAATTTTTTAAGATTAAAATATGGTTTCTCTTTTCAGTGGAATAAATTTGATATAAAAGACAATCTGTACTTTCAAAAAGAAGCAAACCAAACTACTTTACAGGAGTTTCCTTATCAATTAAAGAAAGCTAAATTTAGAACTACAAATTTTGTTATTCCAGCATTTATAGAAGTTGGTCCTTATCTTAAAAAAGATTATAAAAATAGAGTACGTTATTTTACAGACGATCACTTTAAAATAGGAATTGGTGGTTATGCAGGTGTTAATTTGTCTGCTATGCAAAAGCTAGTTTACGAAGATGATAATGGCGATCGTGTAAAAGATAAAATTAAAACAGGCTATAATGCTAATAGATTTGTTTATGGTTTAGCAGCTTATGTTGGAGTTGGTGATTATAGTTTGTATGCTAAATACGATTTATCGCCTGTATTTAAAGATGCCACTTTTGACCAAAATAATATTTCTTTAGGATTAAGAATAGATTTGGATTAG
- a CDS encoding RNA polymerase sigma factor, whose amino-acid sequence MKVVTLFNNEAKLIKKAAAQNRKAQHTLFEMHAPKMLSVCRYYIKDLQKAEEVMLNGFLKVFTHLNQFKSLGSFEGWIRRIMVRECISFLRQEKQIYFTEETHPFTEIEDSTTQQYDVAHLQHMIDQLPSGYKMVFIMYAIEGYKHSEIAKELNITEGTSKSQLFKARQLLQQQINALNKTEYGSK is encoded by the coding sequence ATGAAGGTCGTAACACTATTTAATAACGAAGCCAAGCTTATAAAAAAAGCTGCTGCACAAAACAGAAAAGCACAACATACGCTTTTTGAGATGCATGCGCCTAAAATGTTAAGTGTATGTCGTTATTATATTAAAGATCTTCAAAAGGCAGAAGAAGTCATGCTAAACGGATTTTTAAAAGTGTTCACACATCTTAACCAATTTAAATCCTTAGGTAGTTTTGAAGGCTGGATAAGACGTATTATGGTAAGAGAATGCATAAGTTTTTTAAGGCAAGAAAAACAAATCTATTTTACAGAAGAGACTCATCCTTTTACCGAAATAGAAGATAGTACAACACAACAATACGATGTGGCGCACTTACAACATATGATAGACCAATTACCTTCAGGTTATAAAATGGTTTTTATTATGTATGCAATAGAAGGTTATAAACACTCTGAAATTGCTAAAGAATTAAACATTACTGAAGGTACATCTAAATCGCAATTATTTAAAGCTAGACAACTTTTACAGCAGCAAATAAATGCATTAAATAAGACAGAATATGGCTCCAAATAA